The genomic segment TGCTCCGACTGCGGAAGGTATCTGTTCTGAACGGGCGAAATAGTATGTAAAATCCTCACTGATTTCACCGGACACCATCGGAACACGTCCTGTAAAATTATCTTTAAGACCCAGATCCCTGACGACGCTCAGAAATCCATTTTTACCAACTGCCCGGGCCACATCCAGTTTGCCGTGCGGATTCAGTTCGAAGTGGACCCTGGGATTGGTCACATACCCCCGGACGTTACCGGCGGTGTCTGCATCGGCGACAATGACACCGATCGGACCGCCCCCCTGAATAGTGACTGTCAGTTTTTCATCACCTTTCATCTGGGCCCCCATCATCAGGGTTGCCGTTATCGTTCTTCCGAGCGCTGCCGATGCGGTCGGCCATGTGCCGTGACGATGTTGCGCCTCCCGGACGGTATCTGTCGTCACTGTGGTCATGACCCGTAATGTACCCTTACAGGCCAGCGCTTTAATCAAATAATCGCTCATCTTATGAACCCCTTTCCATCTGACGATTGCGCTGATAAATAAAATTAAGGCCCCTGAGAGTCAGCAGCTTGTCTACATGATCAATCACCTTCGTCTCACCGGAGATCAGGGTGCACAATCCACCTGTAGCAATAACGACAGGCTTCTTTTTCGCCTGCATTTTCATCCGTGAAACAATACCTTCAACCTGCCCGACATAACCGAACAGGACGCCGGATTGCATCGCATGAACGGTATTTCGCCCGACAATATGCGGCGGCTTGGCAATTTCTATTCTTGGCAGTTTTGATGCCTTTTGATACAGAGCTTCTGTCGAAATATTAATCCCGGGTGCAATAGCACCACCGATATAATTGGCATGTTCATCAATATAGGAGTAGGTGGTCGCTGTGCCAAAATCAATGACAATCATAGGGGCCTGATAATCATGAACAGCGGCAACTGCATTGACAATCAGATCGGCACCAATCTCCCTTGGATTCTCATATTTCAGATTCAATCCTGTTTTTATCCCCGGCCCGACGATCAAAGGGGTGAGGTGAAAATACTTTTCACACAGGCGTTCCAGAGCAAACAACACCGATGGAACGACCGTTGATACGGCCACGCCGTCAAAATCCTGAAAAGAAAGTCCGCTGTATTGAAGCATATTGTTTATGAGCATGGCAAACTCATCTTCCGTTTTCTCCGTATGTGTTGAAATTCTCCAGTGATTGATCAGTTCACCCTCATTAAAAGCGCCCATAACGATATTTGTATTACCCACATCACATACAAAAAGCATTTTCTCCACCCCGCATCCGTATCATTCTTCGCTTTCTAAAAAAAAGAAGGCACCTCCTGTTTGGAAATGCCCTCTTTATCTTATTTTCCATTATCCCCGATCAAATCTTCTTATCATCCGGAGTATCCGGAGCGTCTGTCTTTTTCGGTTTGTTCTTGTCCGGCGTCTCCTGATCACGGGAATGAATATTCACTTTCATATCCCCATCCCCAGGGTCTGTGGATTCAGAGCTTTTATCGGGCTTTGTCTTTTCCTGGTCTTCATCCTGAGAAGCATAACGGTTCTTGCTCGGCTCGATGTATTTACCTGTTTCATACAGCGATTTAATCTGACCTTCATCCAGCGTCTCATATTTAAGCAGATTCTGGGCAATACTTTCGAGTTGATCACGATGCTCAGTAAGCAGCCGTTTGCAGCGCTCATGCTGTTCCTTGATGATTTGCTGCACTTCAGAGTCAATCTCAAAAGCAATGGTGTCGCTGTAATTCTGGTCGTTCTGCAGGTCACGTCCGAGGAAGATCTGACCGTTGTTATTATTTCCGAACTGCATCGGACCAAGTTTCTCACTCATGCCAAATTCGGTCACCATACGGCGGGCCAGATTGGACACACGCTGCAGGTCATTACTTGCCCCTGTCGATACTTCACCGAAAGTGACCTCTTCAGCCACACGGCCGCCGAGCAGACCGCATATTTTTTCCAGAAGTTCCGGTTTCGTGAGCATGCCCCGGTCTTCTTTCGGCAGGGATACGGTATATCCGCCTGCCTGACCACGCGGAATAACCGTGACTTTATGCACTTCATCCGCGCCGTTCAGGGCAAGACCGATAATGGTATGGCCGGATTCATGATAGGCCACAATCCTCTGTTCCTTTTTGGAAATGACGCGGGATTTTTTAGCCACACCGGCGATGACGCGTTCAACCGCTTCATCGATATCTTCCATATTGATGACTTTCTTATTTGCCCTTGCGGCAACAAGGGCTGCCTCATTAAGCAGGTTTTCCAGATCGGCACCGGAAAATCCAGGGGTCATTCTGGCCACTGTTTTTAAATCAATATCTTTTGCCAGTGGTTTATTCCGTGCATGTACATGCAGCACGGCTTCCCGGCCTCTTAAATCCGGACGCCCGACCGGTATCTGACGGTCGAAACGGCCCGGACGCAGAAGTGCAGGGTCAAGAATATCCGGACGGTTAGTTGCTGCAATAATAATAATGCCCTCATTAGCACCAAATCCATCCATTTCAACAAGCAGCTGGTTCAGTGTCTGTTCGCGTTCATCATGCCCGCCGCCAAGCCCGGCACCTCTTTGACGGCCCACGGCATCAATTTCATCGATGAAAATGATACAGGGCGAATTCTTCTTCGCCTGTTCAAAAAGGTCACGGACACGGGAAGCACCGACCCCGACGAACATTTCCACAAAATCCGAACCGCTGATTGAGAAGAACGGCACGCCGGATTCACCGGCAACGGCTCTTGCAAGTAATGTTTTACCAGTCCCCGGAGGTCCCTCAAGCAAGACCCCTTTGGGAATTCGTGCGCCCAGGGCAACAAATTTTCTCGGATCCTTCAGAAAATCAACGATCTCCACCAGTTCCTGTTTTTCTTCATCTGCACCCGCAACATCTTTAAAAGTGACTTTCTTCTTATCCTGTGAATAAAGTTTTGCTTTACTTTTTCCAAAATTCATGACACGGCCGCCGCCGCCCTGCGCCTGATTCAGCATGAAAAAGATCAGGAAAAAGATAATGATCAGAGGAAGCAGCGAGGTGGCCAGAGTAATCCACCCGTTCGTCCGTTCCTCCGGTTTTACATCGAGATTGGTTTTCACCATATCAGTAATCTGGTTAACCGCTTTTTCGCTTGCCGGAATATAAGCCTTAAAAGTTGTATTTTCATCATAACTTTTCAGGCGGCCGGTTACTGAATAAACACTGCCTTCAGGCTGCAGTGTTGCACGTTCCACATTGCCGTCCGCAAGATTCTGCTGGAGGGCGGTGAAAGTCATCGGCTTTACGCTTTTGTTGGACCCTGTCAGCCAGCTGACAATGCCAATGATCACGACGAAAATAAATAAGTATATCAGGATATTCTTAAAAAGTCGATTCATGCCTTACCTCCTCCCGCTCTAACCAAACCATAGATAATAGTACCACAGACCGATAATTTCCCTCAACAAATTAAACTTTTTCGAAAATGTCCCGCGGCCCTCCCGAAATGAACCGGCAATCTGGAAGGGTCAGTCAACTTTCTCGTGGCGGAACATCTGTCACTCATTCACGGATTTATAAATTTCCGGTTTCAAAATACCAATAAAAGGAAGATTGCGGTACTTTTCCGCATAGTCGAGCCCGTAGCCGACCAAAAAGGCATCGGGGACGGTAAATCCGGATAAATCGGGCCTGATATTATTTTTTCTGCCTGATGGCTTGTCCAGGAGCGTCACTATTTTTATGCTTTTCGCCTTTCTTGTTTTAAACAGTTTCACCAGATAGCTCAGCGTCAGGCCGCTGTCTATTATATCCTCTACGATGAGAATGTCACGATTCTCCACCGATGTATCAAGGTCCTTAAGAATCTTGACTTCACCTGAAGAGACCGTGGAATTACCATAGCTGGATACATCCATAAAATCAATCTCAATCTGTATGGGCATGTGCTTCATCAGATCTGCCATAAAAGGAAGAGCACCTTTAAGTACACCGACGACAAGCGGAAAACGTCCCTCATATTCTTTTGAGAGCATCTCGCCGAACTCATGCACTTTTTTCTGGATTTCCTCTTCTGTAATTAATATTTCCCTGACATCTTCCTTCATCCATCTGTCCTCCCAAAATCTTCAGCCGGTACAAAAGTCAGCTTCAGATATCTTTTCCTGTTTCCGGGAGTTCCAGGCTCCAGATCCCTTGCCCGTTTCAGTAAGGGCATCCAGATTATGGAACCCTTCCCGTCAACGACCAGCGGCCAAATCGAACGCTGCCTTCGATCAATCTTTTCATTAATAAAGATCCGCCGGACTTTCTGAGCATGCTCCATCCCATTGGGAATCATACGATCTCCCTGGCGCGGGGACCGGGCGGTCAGTGGAGCATCGCTCTCTGACCAGTTCAGAATCATATCTGCAGGTCCCGGCACACTTTTCCTGTACTGCTCCTGATTGAGAAATTGTGCACGGATCGTTCCCGCCGGAATTTCTGTTCGTCCGGGAATATTCAGAACAGTCTTATAACTATCCTCCTTGACAGGAGGGATAAGACCGACCAAACAGGTCGTGTAAGATTTTCTCGCAGTAAGCTGATGAGGAAAATAAGTGCTGCCCGAAGGCTGACTGGAACGCAGCAGCTGAAGTAAATGCTCAATATGTATAGATTGATGCAATGGCTTACTATGCTGGTTCATGTAAAGGTAATTTAATATTAGATGAATTAGCCTCCTTTGTAAAGGAGATGGCAACGACAGTAAAACAGGAATGGACAGTTTTATGGAGTCATCCGACTTCTGAAGAATGACTTGCTGAAGATGCGCTGCAGCCTGTTGGTTCAGATAGGTTTCATCCTCTGATATACATTCGCTCTCATATTGAAATTTCAGGTGTACCAGTGGATTTTCCCTTTTCAGAAAGGGAAGCACATGCTTCCTGAACCGGTTTCTTGTATGATGTTCCGACTCATTGGTCGTATCGTACCGCGGGTGAATGCCCTTTTCTCTGCAGTAAGCTTCCAGCCCTGCCTTCGTCTGCGTCAGAAAAGGACGGATAATTTCTGCTCCGGCAAATGGCCGGCGGACGGGTATGCCGGCCCGTGCTCTTCCCGCACTCCCCCTGACGGCACGCATCAGCATGGTCTCCACCTGATCGTCTCCATGATGGGCAAGGACAAGCGCGTCTGCGTGAAATTCGCGGATCACTTCAGCAAAGGCCCGGTATCTGAGTGTCCGTGCCGCGGCTTCCGTGCTTAATCTTTCCCTCAGGCTGTATGAACGGACATCGACTGTTTTCCCACGGAAAATAATACCGTTTTCCCGGCAAAAAGCAGCCACATATTCAAGATCCGCCCGGCTCGCTGCACCTCTGAGACCATGGTCGACAGAACAGACGGTCAGCCGGAGCGACCAGGCTTTTCTTCTGCTCAAAAGATAACAGAGCAAAGCCATGGAATCCGCACCGCCACTGACTCCGGCGACCAGACTTTCGCCGGGTGCGATCAGATGATGGGCACGTATAAATTGTGTCACACTTTCCTGTACATCCATGATGCCGTGTACTCCTCATTCCGCCGTTTTCTCATGTTTTGCTGATCACTTATAATACGTACAGAATGACACAAATCACATAAATTGTCACCATTAAAGCGGCAGAAAATCCCGCTCTGATCCATTCACCTGCCGGACTCCCCTTCTTTTTTCTCTGCAGCTTCCGCGGCTGCCCGGCACGGCTTATCTCCATTATTTGCTGCATCAGCTCACTTCGCATTCGGCCGGCTGAATCATACCGGCTGTTCAACGCGGAATAAAGAACTTTTTTAAACGGAAACAGCTTCGGGTTACTTTCTATAACCCTGAAAAGCTGTTGATCCGGCTGCCCATTTCTGTTTATTCGCCGGCCGAGGGCAGCGTAAATCATGATCATGGCGCAGGCAAATAAGTCGTAACCGGGATCCGCCTTGCGGGTGCCGAGGCCCCAATAGCCGCGATCATAAAACTCAGTATATTCCCTGACTGACCGCCCCAGACGTGTGGCTCCTCCGAAATCGAGACAGCGGAGCGAGTAACCGGGATCAATCAATATCAGATTTTCCGGCTTGAGATCTCCGAATATATAACCGCGGCTGTGCAAGTTCTGAAGCTGACCAAGCAGTTGAATAAGAAAAACCGTCACCCATTCAAAGGGTTTCCTTTTTAATGCCCTGTCCAGAGGTTCACCCGATAAATATTCCATGACGCAGAAAGCGATCGTCTCTCTCCCCTGTATCACCCAGTCATCGCTGTCATACAGTTCCGGTCCCGGTGGCGTTCCCGGAAAACTCTGAAACGTTTTCAGTACATTGATCTCAGAGATCAGGGAAGCTCGATCCCTGGCCAGTTTCACAGCAACCTTCTTCTGCTTCCCGGAAACAGCCAGATAAACCGTGCCCTGTGCTCCACTGCCCAGTTTTCGTAGCAGATGATAAGTCTTCCCGTGCCATTTTCCGATCATGCGGGTACCCGCTGTAAAATTCAGGTCAGCGCGGTCCATCGTCATACAGTTCGTCACGGAATAATTGATTCTTCTTCGACAGGACGTTGAAACTTTTCATCGCCTCTTTAATAGCCGGTCCCGTCGGCGTGATACCGTGAGTGGTGATTTTGTCGAAAACTTTTTCGATATGATCCAGCTGGGGCGTCCAGGAAATGACCTTATTGACCACTTTTCTTTTCCCGGGAAATAAATAAAGACAGAATTGATTTGCTCCCATACGTGCTGAAAGGCTCAGTGACAGGTCGGTCAGGGCTTCCCGCACCGTCGGCAGTTTCATCTTCATACTCGCACTTGTATCTACAAGCAGGCACACCTCAAGACTGACCGTTTCACCCAGTTCTTCCACAACTTCCATGACTTTTCCTCTTTTTTCGGGAGGCAGATCCTCCATCGTCCCTGAATCCCCGAGGATTTCCTGCAGCTCTTGATTGACAACACCCTGAATCGTCTGTGTCATGGCCTGTTTCGTGACCATCTGGACAGTCTGAACAAGCTGCCGGGTCTGTACAATACGGCTGATCCCTCCCCCGGCACGCGCAATGCCCTCAATTTCCTGAGATCCTCTGCTGTCCTCGCTGTCAAAACGGTCCAGAACACCAATGACGTTGACAACAAGTCCATGTTCCCTTGCAAGAGCGGCCATTGCAATCGGATCTTCGCCCTGATTGGAGCAGCCGTCCGTGATTAATAGAACTTGTCTGATTGTCGCTTTTTTCATTTGCTCTGCTCCTTCCCTGAATCTAGCATTATCATAGACAGGAAAGAGAGTTTCTATACCGCCCGCCGTAAAAGAATGGAGCTTCCCGATTACTCTGCACGGCTGAGCCTTTGTTTGTTTCCACCCGCCGGAATGGAACTCCATTTTGGCAGATAGTGACGGATCCTGGCCACGATGACGGTCATATCATCATCGATCCGCCCGCCCGTCAGCCGGATCACTTCTTCAAGAATCAGATCGGCGACTTCCTGGGGATGATCGGTCTGTAATTCCCTTATCTTTCTTTTCAGCCAGAGTTCTTTGTTTTCAATGTGCTTGGGTGCATCAAAAATGCCATCACTCATCATAATCAGCAGATCTCCGGACTTCAGCTGCTCTGTTTTAACATCGACATCAAAGTCTTCAATCATGCCGATTGGCAGGTTGCCGCTGTCCTGAATCCAGATCTTGTTTCCCCGTTTAATAAAACTCGGATTTGAGCCGATCTTCAGGAACTTCGATTTGGCATTCTGCAAATCAATCAGTGCAAGGTCAAGGGTCGCATAAATCTCTTCTGTCGAGCGCAGAGACAGGATAGAATTAATAGATTTGATCGCCAGTGTTTCGTGGATTCCCGATTTCAGAACCTTGGCCAGAAGCTGCAAGGTATCTTTACTCTCCACACCCGCCCGCTCGCCGCTGCCCATTCCGTCGCTGATTGCAAGGGCATATTTTCCCGCACCCGCTTCGAACAGTGCATAATTGTCTCCCGAGACCAGCCCGCCGCCCCGTGCCGCGGTTGCCACTCCGGTTTCTATCTCAAAAGCCCGGGCAGATGTGAACACGGCACTAAACGGGGCACCTGTGATTTCGCCTTCCTGTTTTTTTGATACAACAATATTTTCGCCGAGAATATCTGACAGAAGCGGTGCAATAACCTTTTCACAGGCACCATAATCGTCATGCTGGAGGACCACCTCTATATCGATCGACCCGGACTCCAGATTGTAGATTTCCACACTTTCTGCGCGCAGACCGACAGCATGAAGCCTGGCGAGAATTATCTCCTCCTGCCGGTCATGGAGCCCGCGTTCACGTTTCATCTCACTTGCAAAATCCCCCATGACGCGTGAGACGCCATGAAGCTGGTCTGCCACAAGGCGCTGGCTTTCCTTGACCTTATGCCTCATCAGTTCCTGAATCTCCGATACACGCTGTTCTCTTGCAATTGCACCAAGGGTCTGATCCGGGATAGAACAATACGCCCGCCATTTTCGTTCTGCCGACGAATGGACCCCTTTCCGGTCTGACCGGGTTTCTTCTCTCAGCTGAAGCATCATTTTATGGGTCTGATCAAAATTTTTAACCCAGCAGTATTCCTTTTTATAGCAGTTCTGGCAGGTATTCGCCGTCACCTTGCTTAAAAAGAGATCATCTTCATGTTCCGTATCCGGATCCGGTGCATGAAAGCTGCGGGCAAGGGTCTGAAACAGGCTGGAAAACTGTTCCACTCGGCTGACCGTCACATCTCTGAGTTTCCGGACATACTGTTGCTGCTCTTTCTGATACTCCCTGGTACCGGGAATGAGAGAGGCAAGCCTGTCCATCAGCCCTTTTGGGGTCAGCATGAAGAGAGAAACGGCAATCAGCGAATCCAGCATTTCCGGAACCAGACCACTGTAACCTCCTCCATAAAGCCCGATAAGAAGCGTCGCGATGAACAGGCCTGCCGCGACGCCGGCTTTTCCTGTTTCTTTCAGGAGACCGCCAAGTACGCCCGAAAAAGCGAGGAGACTCATCTGGTACAGACTGGAGCTGCTCGACATACCGAGTACTAGACCCATGATAACACCCACCGTTGATCCAATGGCTGCTCCACCAGCCAGTGCGAACAGGAGAACGACATATCGGGCCAGAACATGCTCAATCGAAACATCCATGATCGCCCATCCGGTTGTTCCCGCAAGAATCGAAGATAAAAGGATAACAAAACAAATAATCTCTTCATTTTTATATAACCTGCGACCCATTCTGCTGGACAGAAGTGGCACACTCTGGATGAAAATTAATGTCACCAGGATGGCAAGCGAAGCTTCAACAGCAGCGGTCATCAGGTCGGTCCAGACAAGGTTCAGTGTAAACGCAGCCTGATAGAGGAGCCGGACAGACAAGGCGGAGATAAACACCATAACAGGCAGCCATCTGACTTCATTTTTTTTACTGATCAGTCTCGCAATATGTCTGACAAAAAGAAATACCATCAAAGCCATCAGACTGTAGAAGGCCAGTCCGACCGAAACAGTCAGTGCACCGAATATCGCCATCATGGAGGCCTGCCATCTTTTTTTCCTGTTCAGCCAGAACACTGTTGCAAAAAATGGCAGAATAAACGGGGTCAGGCTGGACAGGATCACAGCGCGTCCCAGCAGAAACCCGGCGATCAGAAAGAATAGATCCGTCTTCAGAATGGTTTTGATTATGGCTTTCCGTATCGACCGGCCGATCTGCATCTGTTTTGAGGAAATGCCGGCTCCTTCAGCCAGCGGATCTGTACCACGTGCAGCAATACTGCCAATTCTCTGAATCATACCTTTCGCCACCTTTAACCTGATAGTGTATGATTCATTAAATCACAACAGAAGCCCATAATTTGTCATAATAAAGGATCGTGGTTAAAAAA from the Sporolactobacillus sp. Y61 genome contains:
- the hpt gene encoding hypoxanthine phosphoribosyltransferase, whose protein sequence is MKEDVREILITEEEIQKKVHEFGEMLSKEYEGRFPLVVGVLKGALPFMADLMKHMPIQIEIDFMDVSSYGNSTVSSGEVKILKDLDTSVENRDILIVEDIIDSGLTLSYLVKLFKTRKAKSIKIVTLLDKPSGRKNNIRPDLSGFTVPDAFLVGYGLDYAEKYRNLPFIGILKPEIYKSVNE
- a CDS encoding type III pantothenate kinase, translating into MLFVCDVGNTNIVMGAFNEGELINHWRISTHTEKTEDEFAMLINNMLQYSGLSFQDFDGVAVSTVVPSVLFALERLCEKYFHLTPLIVGPGIKTGLNLKYENPREIGADLIVNAVAAVHDYQAPMIVIDFGTATTYSYIDEHANYIGGAIAPGINISTEALYQKASKLPRIEIAKPPHIVGRNTVHAMQSGVLFGYVGQVEGIVSRMKMQAKKKPVVIATGGLCTLISGETKVIDHVDKLLTLRGLNFIYQRNRQMERGS
- the ftsH gene encoding ATP-dependent zinc metalloprotease FtsH produces the protein MNRLFKNILIYLFIFVVIIGIVSWLTGSNKSVKPMTFTALQQNLADGNVERATLQPEGSVYSVTGRLKSYDENTTFKAYIPASEKAVNQITDMVKTNLDVKPEERTNGWITLATSLLPLIIIFFLIFFMLNQAQGGGGRVMNFGKSKAKLYSQDKKKVTFKDVAGADEEKQELVEIVDFLKDPRKFVALGARIPKGVLLEGPPGTGKTLLARAVAGESGVPFFSISGSDFVEMFVGVGASRVRDLFEQAKKNSPCIIFIDEIDAVGRQRGAGLGGGHDEREQTLNQLLVEMDGFGANEGIIIIAATNRPDILDPALLRPGRFDRQIPVGRPDLRGREAVLHVHARNKPLAKDIDLKTVARMTPGFSGADLENLLNEAALVAARANKKVINMEDIDEAVERVIAGVAKKSRVISKKEQRIVAYHESGHTIIGLALNGADEVHKVTVIPRGQAGGYTVSLPKEDRGMLTKPELLEKICGLLGGRVAEEVTFGEVSTGASNDLQRVSNLARRMVTEFGMSEKLGPMQFGNNNNGQIFLGRDLQNDQNYSDTIAFEIDSEVQQIIKEQHERCKRLLTEHRDQLESIAQNLLKYETLDEGQIKSLYETGKYIEPSKNRYASQDEDQEKTKPDKSSESTDPGDGDMKVNIHSRDQETPDKNKPKKTDAPDTPDDKKI
- the spoIIE gene encoding stage II sporulation protein E, translating into MIQRIGSIAARGTDPLAEGAGISSKQMQIGRSIRKAIIKTILKTDLFFLIAGFLLGRAVILSSLTPFILPFFATVFWLNRKKRWQASMMAIFGALTVSVGLAFYSLMALMVFLFVRHIARLISKKNEVRWLPVMVFISALSVRLLYQAAFTLNLVWTDLMTAAVEASLAILVTLIFIQSVPLLSSRMGRRLYKNEEIICFVILLSSILAGTTGWAIMDVSIEHVLARYVVLLFALAGGAAIGSTVGVIMGLVLGMSSSSSLYQMSLLAFSGVLGGLLKETGKAGVAAGLFIATLLIGLYGGGYSGLVPEMLDSLIAVSLFMLTPKGLMDRLASLIPGTREYQKEQQQYVRKLRDVTVSRVEQFSSLFQTLARSFHAPDPDTEHEDDLFLSKVTANTCQNCYKKEYCWVKNFDQTHKMMLQLREETRSDRKGVHSSAERKWRAYCSIPDQTLGAIAREQRVSEIQELMRHKVKESQRLVADQLHGVSRVMGDFASEMKRERGLHDRQEEIILARLHAVGLRAESVEIYNLESGSIDIEVVLQHDDYGACEKVIAPLLSDILGENIVVSKKQEGEITGAPFSAVFTSARAFEIETGVATAARGGGLVSGDNYALFEAGAGKYALAISDGMGSGERAGVESKDTLQLLAKVLKSGIHETLAIKSINSILSLRSTEEIYATLDLALIDLQNAKSKFLKIGSNPSFIKRGNKIWIQDSGNLPIGMIEDFDVDVKTEQLKSGDLLIMMSDGIFDAPKHIENKELWLKRKIRELQTDHPQEVADLILEEVIRLTGGRIDDDMTVIVARIRHYLPKWSSIPAGGNKQRLSRAE
- a CDS encoding protein kinase, producing MIGKWHGKTYHLLRKLGSGAQGTVYLAVSGKQKKVAVKLARDRASLISEINVLKTFQSFPGTPPGPELYDSDDWVIQGRETIAFCVMEYLSGEPLDRALKRKPFEWVTVFLIQLLGQLQNLHSRGYIFGDLKPENLILIDPGYSLRCLDFGGATRLGRSVREYTEFYDRGYWGLGTRKADPGYDLFACAMIMIYAALGRRINRNGQPDQQLFRVIESNPKLFPFKKVLYSALNSRYDSAGRMRSELMQQIMEISRAGQPRKLQRKKKGSPAGEWIRAGFSAALMVTIYVICVILYVL
- the tilS gene encoding tRNA lysidine(34) synthetase TilS gives rise to the protein MDVQESVTQFIRAHHLIAPGESLVAGVSGGADSMALLCYLLSRRKAWSLRLTVCSVDHGLRGAASRADLEYVAAFCRENGIIFRGKTVDVRSYSLRERLSTEAAARTLRYRAFAEVIREFHADALVLAHHGDDQVETMLMRAVRGSAGRARAGIPVRRPFAGAEIIRPFLTQTKAGLEAYCREKGIHPRYDTTNESEHHTRNRFRKHVLPFLKRENPLVHLKFQYESECISEDETYLNQQAAAHLQQVILQKSDDSIKLSIPVLLSLPSPLQRRLIHLILNYLYMNQHSKPLHQSIHIEHLLQLLRSSQPSGSTYFPHQLTARKSYTTCLVGLIPPVKEDSYKTVLNIPGRTEIPAGTIRAQFLNQEQYRKSVPGPADMILNWSESDAPLTARSPRQGDRMIPNGMEHAQKVRRIFINEKIDRRQRSIWPLVVDGKGSIIWMPLLKRARDLEPGTPGNRKRYLKLTFVPAEDFGRTDG
- the hslO gene encoding Hsp33 family molecular chaperone HslO, which produces MSDYLIKALACKGTLRVMTTVTTDTVREAQHRHGTWPTASAALGRTITATLMMGAQMKGDEKLTVTIQGGGPIGVIVADADTAGNVRGYVTNPRVHFELNPHGKLDVARAVGKNGFLSVVRDLGLKDNFTGRVPMVSGEISEDFTYYFARSEQIPSAVGAGVLVNPDHTVRASGGFLIQVLPGAEDHVITQVEDRLKVIPPISKRIDSGRTPEDLLQDLFPEKDYKILEKMPVRFHCDCSKEKFGTSIAHLGEAEIRQMIEEDHGADATCRFCQNSYHYTEAELKAMLHPSQG
- a CDS encoding VWA domain-containing protein, with protein sequence MKKATIRQVLLITDGCSNQGEDPIAMAALAREHGLVVNVIGVLDRFDSEDSRGSQEIEGIARAGGGISRIVQTRQLVQTVQMVTKQAMTQTIQGVVNQELQEILGDSGTMEDLPPEKRGKVMEVVEELGETVSLEVCLLVDTSASMKMKLPTVREALTDLSLSLSARMGANQFCLYLFPGKRKVVNKVISWTPQLDHIEKVFDKITTHGITPTGPAIKEAMKSFNVLSKKNQLFRDELYDDGPR